Proteins found in one Brevibacillus brevis genomic segment:
- a CDS encoding NUDIX hydrolase: protein MSTSPLRAKRIHFRTKKYRSPDGLPTDICLFTILSIPRQTKTKSLPLKQLAVLLIKRKSDTFAEQWALPGGFSHESETLDECAYRELKEETNIDRDVHIEQLKTYYKPGRDPRGWIPSVAYVSLVHEDLLKHAQANDDASDAQLFPIEEAFALNLAFDHREILTDALQRVREQMLQTTIAKAFLPDEFTLSELLQVIETVVPSFSAKDRGNFERRLLATTRRQGLLEPVLSADGQPVYSTEFSNSPAKLYRFTGFTPTAMIY, encoded by the coding sequence GTGAGTACGTCTCCCCTTCGAGCCAAACGTATCCACTTTCGGACCAAAAAGTACCGCTCGCCGGATGGACTTCCTACAGATATTTGCCTCTTTACGATCCTTTCCATCCCGCGCCAAACGAAAACCAAATCGCTCCCACTCAAGCAATTGGCCGTTCTTCTGATCAAGCGAAAAAGCGATACATTTGCAGAGCAATGGGCATTGCCTGGCGGTTTTTCCCATGAATCGGAGACACTGGATGAATGTGCCTATCGTGAGTTGAAAGAAGAGACGAATATTGACCGTGACGTACACATCGAACAGCTGAAGACCTACTACAAGCCGGGAAGAGACCCTCGTGGTTGGATCCCGAGTGTTGCCTATGTCTCCCTCGTTCATGAAGATTTATTGAAGCACGCACAGGCAAATGACGATGCATCAGACGCGCAGCTGTTTCCAATCGAGGAAGCTTTTGCCCTCAACCTTGCTTTTGATCATCGTGAAATTTTGACTGACGCCTTACAGCGCGTTCGGGAGCAAATGCTGCAAACGACAATCGCCAAAGCGTTTTTACCAGATGAGTTTACCTTGAGTGAACTGCTGCAAGTGATCGAGACCGTCGTTCCATCCTTTTCAGCAAAGGATCGCGGTAATTTTGAGCGGCGCCTGCTTGCGACAACCAGACGGCAAGGACTTCTCGAGCCAGTTCTATCTGCTGACGGACAGCCTGTCTACTCGACCGAGTTTTCGAATTCGCCAGCCAAGCTCTATCGCTTTACCGGCTTTACGCCAACTGCCATGATTTACTGA
- a CDS encoding sensor histidine kinase: MKMNRNNQWAPFLEPNSLRYQLLSRSLFILSGLLLLIGMIQYLLMEQFLYRSKAESLLNLAVTVPYQVLEETETLPKYDQYVSALLSLRTPDIKYAFIDNDANVTELFANPSEGYSPRFPESLYREILASGVCTFKYKILEGSTGTDYLVVLAPIRSPDQLQGIVQLSTPVGPMREVLFPQLIIFFSASALALLIGLLTYVPVLRRTLNPLSRIEVTIERINAGNLDERLPMDQGQMEIDQLSAVFNGMLERLETSFKTEQEAGERMRRFVADASHELRTPLTSIHGFLEVLLRGAAANPEHLQKALKSMHGETERLNKLVNDLLYLARMDREPAFLLQEGELDAVVHSMESQLMVLAGDRNVHFRVEPNVTVAFDCDGMKQVILNLFQNAVQHTDPVNGEIELTLSKIANGIELTIRDNGAGIAPEHVLHVFDRFYRIESSRARKSGGAGLGLSITQSIVENHRGKIDVQSSLGVGTVFRVWLPNGLKEVQKTEVVG; this comes from the coding sequence ATGAAGATGAATCGAAACAATCAATGGGCTCCTTTCCTAGAACCGAACTCTTTGCGTTATCAACTGTTGTCTCGTTCGTTATTTATCTTATCCGGGTTGCTACTTCTAATCGGCATGATTCAATACTTATTGATGGAGCAGTTCTTGTATCGCAGCAAAGCGGAAAGCTTGTTAAATCTGGCTGTCACTGTTCCTTATCAAGTCTTGGAGGAGACGGAAACACTGCCGAAATACGATCAGTATGTCAGCGCGTTGCTCTCCTTACGCACACCCGATATCAAGTATGCCTTTATTGACAACGACGCGAACGTGACGGAGCTGTTTGCGAATCCGAGCGAAGGGTATTCCCCACGCTTTCCGGAGAGTCTATACCGCGAGATCTTGGCTAGTGGCGTATGTACTTTTAAATACAAAATTTTGGAAGGCAGTACTGGTACGGATTATTTGGTCGTACTGGCACCCATTCGTTCTCCTGATCAGCTGCAAGGAATTGTACAGCTGAGCACCCCTGTCGGCCCGATGCGAGAAGTGCTGTTTCCACAGTTGATCATTTTCTTTTCTGCATCTGCACTCGCCTTGCTTATCGGTTTGTTAACGTATGTGCCTGTGCTCCGCCGTACGCTGAACCCACTTTCGCGTATTGAGGTTACAATTGAGCGGATTAATGCGGGTAACTTGGATGAGCGACTGCCGATGGATCAAGGCCAAATGGAGATTGATCAATTATCGGCGGTCTTTAACGGAATGCTGGAGCGGTTGGAAACCTCCTTTAAAACTGAGCAGGAAGCAGGGGAGCGGATGAGGCGCTTTGTAGCGGACGCTTCGCACGAGTTGCGAACACCGTTGACATCCATCCATGGCTTTTTGGAGGTGTTGTTGCGCGGTGCGGCGGCAAATCCCGAACATTTGCAAAAAGCATTGAAAAGCATGCACGGCGAGACAGAGCGACTGAACAAACTCGTCAACGATTTGCTGTACCTGGCTCGGATGGATCGGGAACCGGCTTTCCTTCTGCAAGAGGGGGAGCTGGACGCAGTCGTGCACAGTATGGAATCGCAGCTCATGGTGCTGGCCGGTGACCGAAACGTTCATTTCCGCGTAGAACCGAATGTTACGGTTGCTTTCGACTGTGACGGAATGAAGCAAGTTATTCTCAATCTGTTTCAAAATGCGGTGCAGCATACTGACCCTGTGAACGGTGAAATCGAGCTTACATTGAGCAAGATTGCCAATGGGATTGAACTGACGATCAGAGATAATGGGGCCGGAATCGCACCGGAGCATGTCCTGCATGTATTCGACCGTTTCTACCGAATTGAATCCTCTCGCGCACGCAAAAGCGGAGGTGCTGGACTGGGGCTGTCGATCACCCAATCCATTGTAGAAAATCATCGGGGTAAAATTGACGTCCAAAGCAGCTTGGGAGTAGGGACGGTGTTTCGCGTCTGGTTGCCTAACGGTTTGAAAGAGGTTCAGAAGACAGAAGTTGTTGGTTGA
- a CDS encoding aminoglycoside phosphotransferase family protein, with product MISLPTQFTETIMGVHKEAGRLWLDSFDELLADCEARWSLKVLAPFPLSYNFVAPVVLKDGTNAVLKLGVPGVEWQRELAAIRGFAGRGMVQLLDADEEKGMMLLERIMPGETLDKLSSEDERIQCLADVIKRMHTPISRVGKLASRFPTIADWAVGLEQIRPHFQGGTGLIPEQMVEQAMQWYKKLLPTQKEPCLLHGDLHHENILRAEREPWLAIDPKGLIGETEYEVIPFLLNHLPEDGLEEVMKQRVDGLTKALSLQKESVLAWAYCHSVLSAWWFIEDFGADGGRLVMPRVFERLLNE from the coding sequence ATGATTTCACTGCCAACCCAATTTACCGAAACAATTATGGGGGTACATAAAGAAGCGGGGCGTCTCTGGCTGGATTCCTTTGATGAACTACTTGCCGATTGCGAAGCACGGTGGTCTCTAAAGGTGCTTGCGCCATTTCCACTCTCCTATAACTTTGTCGCACCAGTTGTGTTGAAGGATGGAACAAACGCAGTACTGAAGCTGGGAGTGCCTGGCGTGGAATGGCAAAGAGAGCTGGCAGCGATTCGGGGTTTTGCAGGGCGGGGAATGGTGCAGCTTCTCGATGCTGACGAGGAAAAAGGGATGATGCTTTTGGAGCGCATCATGCCAGGCGAGACACTGGACAAGCTGAGTAGCGAAGACGAGCGAATTCAATGCTTGGCGGACGTAATCAAAAGAATGCATACACCCATTTCGAGGGTTGGCAAGCTTGCGTCGAGATTCCCGACGATAGCAGACTGGGCTGTGGGACTGGAACAGATTCGCCCCCATTTCCAAGGGGGGACAGGACTGATTCCTGAGCAAATGGTGGAGCAGGCCATGCAATGGTACAAAAAGCTTCTCCCCACACAAAAAGAACCGTGCTTGCTGCATGGTGATCTTCATCATGAAAATATTTTGCGTGCAGAAAGAGAGCCGTGGTTGGCAATTGATCCGAAAGGACTGATTGGGGAGACGGAATACGAGGTGATTCCGTTTTTGCTGAACCATTTGCCAGAGGATGGGCTAGAAGAGGTAATGAAACAGCGGGTCGATGGGCTGACGAAGGCGCTGTCCTTGCAAAAAGAGAGTGTGTTAGCATGGGCGTATTGCCACAGTGTGCTGTCAGCTTGGTGGTTCATAGAGGATTTTGGTGCAGACGGTGGTCGTTTAGTGATGCCGAGAGTTTTTGAGAGGCTGTTAAATGAGTAA
- a CDS encoding Lrp/AsnC family transcriptional regulator codes for MDRLKQRELLHLLEEDSRMSAEQIGKMIGEPTEIVEQTIAALEAEKVIVKYPALVNWERVDDHPYVNAMIDVKVTPKRDVGFDEVAERICRFPEVKAVYLMSGASYDLSIILEGKTMKEVATFVSQKLSTLDSVVSTATHFILKRYKHDGIELEDRDEDHRMVVTP; via the coding sequence ATGGATCGCTTGAAGCAAAGAGAGCTGTTGCACCTGTTGGAAGAAGACAGTCGCATGAGCGCTGAGCAAATCGGAAAAATGATCGGAGAGCCAACCGAGATCGTTGAGCAGACGATTGCAGCATTGGAAGCCGAAAAGGTCATTGTCAAATATCCAGCGCTGGTGAACTGGGAGCGTGTGGACGATCATCCGTACGTAAACGCCATGATTGATGTAAAAGTGACGCCGAAGCGTGACGTCGGCTTTGATGAAGTGGCGGAGCGAATTTGCCGTTTCCCAGAAGTGAAGGCTGTTTACTTGATGTCTGGTGCAAGCTATGACTTGTCGATTATTTTGGAAGGCAAAACGATGAAAGAGGTAGCTACTTTTGTTTCGCAAAAGCTGTCCACTCTTGATTCGGTTGTCTCAACAGCTACACATTTTATTTTGAAACGTTACAAGCACGATGGCATTGAGCTGGAAGATCGTGACGAAGATCACAGGATGGTGGTTACGCCGTGA
- a CDS encoding amino acid permease — MSQNQLQRGLKARHLTMIAIGGSIGTGLFLASGGSIHSAGPGGALVAYLAISIMVYFLMTSLGEMAAFMPVSGSFSTYATRFVDPSLGFALGWNYWYNWAITIAVELSASALIMKYWFPDTPAIVWSALFLGLLFALNLLSVKAYGESEYWFALIKVITVIIFIIVGVLMIFGIMGGQAVGFQNFTKGDAPFNGGFMALLGVFMIAGFSFQGTELVGVAAGESEDPARNIPKAIRQIFWRILLFYILAILIIGLLVPYDNPNLISGDLTDIAISPFTIVFENAGFAFAASVMNAVILTSVLSAGNSGMYASTRMLWNLAKEGKAPKWFAKVTSNGVPINALILTALIGALAFLSSLFGEGEVYVWLLNASGMSGFIAWLGIAISHYRFRKAFIAQGRDLSELPYRAKWFPFGPIFAFIICCIVILGQNYSAFLGGTIDWYGVAVSYIGLPLFLIIWLAYKVTQKTKLVPLEQVDFSMDEHTK, encoded by the coding sequence ATGTCACAAAATCAATTGCAACGTGGTTTAAAAGCCCGACACCTGACGATGATCGCCATTGGCGGGTCGATTGGGACGGGATTGTTTCTCGCGAGCGGAGGCTCGATTCATTCCGCCGGGCCAGGTGGAGCGTTAGTCGCCTATCTCGCCATTAGTATCATGGTTTACTTTTTAATGACTAGCTTGGGGGAAATGGCCGCCTTCATGCCTGTTTCCGGTTCATTTTCGACGTATGCCACACGGTTCGTCGATCCATCTCTCGGCTTTGCTCTCGGTTGGAACTACTGGTACAACTGGGCCATTACCATTGCCGTCGAGCTGTCAGCTTCCGCACTTATTATGAAATATTGGTTCCCGGATACCCCAGCGATAGTGTGGAGCGCTTTGTTCCTCGGATTGCTGTTCGCCTTGAATCTCCTGTCTGTGAAAGCCTATGGAGAATCTGAATATTGGTTCGCCTTGATTAAAGTAATAACGGTTATCATCTTTATTATTGTCGGTGTGTTGATGATTTTTGGCATTATGGGCGGTCAAGCAGTTGGCTTCCAAAACTTCACCAAAGGCGACGCGCCATTCAATGGCGGCTTCATGGCCCTGCTCGGTGTCTTTATGATTGCCGGATTCTCTTTCCAAGGGACGGAGCTGGTTGGTGTCGCAGCTGGAGAGAGCGAAGACCCTGCCCGCAACATTCCCAAGGCCATCCGTCAAATTTTTTGGCGCATCCTGCTCTTCTACATCCTCGCTATTTTGATCATCGGGTTGTTGGTTCCATACGATAATCCAAATCTGATCAGTGGCGACCTGACGGATATTGCGATCAGTCCGTTTACGATTGTATTTGAAAATGCCGGATTTGCTTTTGCAGCATCCGTCATGAATGCCGTTATTCTCACGTCTGTATTGTCTGCTGGTAACTCTGGCATGTACGCATCTACACGCATGCTGTGGAACTTGGCGAAGGAAGGAAAAGCACCAAAATGGTTCGCAAAAGTAACAAGTAATGGCGTACCTATCAATGCCTTGATCTTGACTGCGCTCATCGGCGCCCTTGCTTTTCTGTCCTCTCTGTTTGGGGAAGGCGAAGTGTACGTATGGCTTTTGAATGCGTCTGGTATGTCAGGCTTCATCGCTTGGCTGGGAATTGCCATTAGTCACTACCGTTTCCGCAAAGCGTTTATCGCTCAGGGCCGTGACTTAAGCGAATTGCCTTATCGGGCAAAGTGGTTCCCGTTTGGACCGATTTTTGCCTTCATCATTTGCTGTATCGTTATTTTGGGGCAAAATTACTCCGCATTCTTGGGTGGAACGATCGACTGGTATGGCGTCGCGGTCTCTTACATTGGTTTGCCTCTGTTCTTAATCATTTGGCTCGCTTATAAAGTCACGCAAAAGACAAAGCTCGTCCCTCTTGAACAAGTTGACTTCAGCATGGATGAACACACGAAATAA
- a CDS encoding aminotransferase yields MSTQVKVKNRLSSTVQSLKPSGIRRFFDLAASMEGVISLGVGEPDFVTPWRMREASISSLERGHTAYTSNAGMLPLRVEIQKYLEERFSVSYHPETEILVTVGASEAIDIALRAILDPGDEVLVVEPCYVSYEPVIRLAGGVPVFLKTTMENQFKLTPQELETHITARTKAIIFCYPNNPTGGTMTAEEWKTLLPIIEKHDLMVISDEIYAELTYGRMHDSIAALPGMKDRTILISGFSKAFAMTGWRLGYVCASPDLLAGMLKIHQYTMLCAPTMAQMAALEALRHGRSDMERMIESYRQRRNYVVDGFRHIGLTCHEPDGAFYAFPSVVSTGLSSSEFAEKLLMEEKVAVVPGDVFGESGKGHIRCSYATSMEQLKKALERMERLMGRLS; encoded by the coding sequence GTGAGTACACAAGTCAAAGTCAAAAACCGTTTATCCAGTACAGTTCAATCGTTGAAGCCATCGGGCATTCGCCGCTTTTTCGATTTGGCAGCATCGATGGAGGGAGTCATTTCTTTAGGGGTTGGGGAGCCTGATTTCGTTACTCCTTGGCGCATGAGAGAAGCTTCGATTTCTTCGCTGGAGCGTGGGCATACAGCTTATACATCCAATGCAGGTATGCTGCCATTGCGTGTGGAAATTCAGAAATACTTGGAAGAACGTTTTTCTGTCAGCTATCATCCAGAGACAGAAATTCTCGTGACGGTCGGTGCCAGCGAAGCGATTGATATCGCACTGCGTGCCATTCTCGATCCGGGTGATGAAGTATTGGTCGTGGAGCCTTGCTATGTCTCCTATGAACCAGTTATTCGCTTGGCTGGTGGTGTGCCGGTTTTCCTGAAAACGACGATGGAAAACCAGTTTAAACTGACACCGCAAGAGCTGGAGACGCACATTACCGCACGTACAAAAGCAATTATTTTCTGCTATCCAAATAACCCGACCGGGGGGACTATGACGGCTGAAGAGTGGAAAACACTTTTGCCGATCATCGAAAAGCACGACCTCATGGTGATCTCCGATGAGATTTATGCCGAGCTTACCTACGGTCGTATGCACGATAGTATCGCAGCTCTGCCAGGGATGAAAGATCGGACGATCCTGATCTCCGGTTTTTCCAAAGCATTCGCGATGACCGGCTGGCGTTTGGGATATGTCTGCGCGTCACCTGATTTGCTCGCAGGCATGCTGAAAATCCATCAGTACACCATGCTGTGTGCTCCGACAATGGCTCAGATGGCTGCATTGGAAGCTCTGCGTCATGGACGGTCGGATATGGAACGAATGATTGAGAGCTACCGTCAGCGCCGCAATTATGTAGTAGATGGATTCCGTCATATCGGATTGACTTGCCATGAACCGGATGGAGCATTCTACGCATTTCCGTCTGTTGTTTCTACAGGTCTCAGCTCTTCTGAGTTTGCGGAGAAGCTGCTGATGGAGGAAAAGGTAGCTGTTGTACCTGGAGATGTGTTCGGCGAAAGCGGAAAGGGACATATCCGTTGCTCTTATGCGACATCGATGGAGCAGTTGAAGAAGGCGCTGGAACGTATGGAGCGCTTGATGGGACGACTGTCCTAA
- a CDS encoding YceI family protein — protein sequence MKKNSVILTASVATLVVGIGGYMLYDYFVGNHVEIQPAAAATTASSTASSTPLTADQLNKKWTINDQSKVYFSVTTSKETVNFEMDGITGSWDVNLSVPDQMKATASADLNKLNSGNAKRDTHIKSPDYFDTAVHPAATFEAKSFENWPSTWTEGQKASFTINGVLTVKGIAKDVKIDADAIYSQGKLQLEGTSVVTFGDFGLTSPHTIVAKTEENINITLRLALDAV from the coding sequence ATGAAAAAAAATTCGGTTATCCTGACTGCCTCAGTTGCCACACTCGTGGTTGGTATCGGAGGTTACATGCTCTATGACTATTTTGTGGGAAACCATGTGGAGATCCAGCCTGCAGCTGCGGCAACCACAGCCTCATCTACCGCTTCCTCAACGCCTCTGACAGCAGATCAACTGAATAAAAAATGGACGATCAATGACCAGTCCAAAGTCTATTTCTCCGTAACCACGTCAAAAGAAACGGTTAACTTTGAAATGGACGGTATTACTGGCAGTTGGGATGTGAACCTCTCTGTACCCGACCAAATGAAAGCAACGGCTTCCGCTGACTTGAATAAGCTGAACTCCGGTAATGCAAAGCGCGACACCCATATCAAATCTCCTGATTACTTTGATACAGCCGTCCATCCAGCTGCTACCTTTGAAGCGAAATCCTTTGAAAACTGGCCATCCACATGGACAGAAGGACAAAAAGCTTCGTTCACCATCAATGGCGTCCTGACCGTAAAAGGAATTGCCAAAGACGTGAAAATTGATGCTGATGCGATTTATTCCCAAGGCAAGCTGCAATTGGAAGGAACATCTGTAGTTACGTTTGGTGACTTCGGTTTGACTAGCCCTCATACGATCGTGGCCAAAACGGAAGAAAACATTAACATTACATTGCGACTTGCGCTGGATGCTGTTTAA
- a CDS encoding response regulator transcription factor, protein MSLNKGIKILLVDDEPTILQFLEMGLENEGFQVMTAQDGMTAVTMVKEHQPHVVILDVMMPGMDGFEVCRMLKKIQNVATIMLTAREDVEDRVKGLTLGADDYMIKPFSFEELLARIQARIRNHYPHLLSKVHLGPFQIDDRRKEITYEDTLLELSPTEYSLLKYLVTNHGLVLSKPMILDNVWGYDFGGEENIVEVYIRSLRDKLNDRQHRIIRTLRGAGYRVDFV, encoded by the coding sequence ATGAGCCTAAATAAAGGCATTAAAATATTGCTTGTCGATGATGAGCCGACCATCCTGCAGTTTTTGGAGATGGGTCTTGAAAATGAAGGCTTCCAAGTAATGACGGCACAAGATGGGATGACTGCGGTGACCATGGTAAAGGAGCATCAGCCGCATGTCGTCATTCTCGATGTGATGATGCCTGGCATGGATGGCTTCGAGGTATGCCGGATGCTGAAAAAGATTCAGAATGTAGCAACGATCATGCTGACAGCCAGGGAAGACGTGGAGGATCGGGTAAAAGGGCTGACGCTCGGTGCCGATGATTATATGATCAAGCCGTTTAGCTTTGAAGAGCTGCTTGCCCGTATCCAGGCGCGCATTCGCAATCATTACCCACATCTGCTCTCCAAGGTACACCTCGGCCCATTCCAGATCGATGACAGGCGAAAGGAAATTACCTATGAGGACACGCTTCTGGAGCTATCGCCAACGGAATACTCGTTGCTGAAATATTTGGTGACGAATCACGGCTTGGTGCTGAGTAAACCAATGATTTTGGATAACGTGTGGGGCTATGATTTCGGTGGGGAGGAGAACATTGTCGAGGTGTATATTCGCTCCCTGCGTGATAAATTGAATGATCGTCAGCATCGGATTATTCGCACATTGCGCGGTGCGGGCTATCGGGTTGATTTTGTATGA
- a CDS encoding TolC family protein: MKSRLFKHIYSTTLVTSLLTGGAHLALAAPLVATAELTDVSPLSLDFAVEQAIKNSVDLELLRLELDITKYETSITLREKEEIKKADIMTLADAKKKFEDAAKAVKEVVVDEVALNTQKNTVQLQVQKAFFEVQSLDAKIKAQKKSLQRQYWLDSQETEAHKNLAALEASYKQTLAKLNDLLNEKADRQWKMISTDLTQDELLSLEQWQAKAFEKRPEMIKAQAEIDFAQVRIDYTAEYSALSTHKGTIAKNEHKKAELQKQKTQKKIGQEVSDNYTKLLAAKKALEESTTKKETALERYQATIDQYRLGKASMKELMEDEANLFDSETKAIESVYQYNLAAATLNQSTGY; encoded by the coding sequence ATGAAATCCAGGCTCTTCAAACACATTTACAGCACAACATTAGTCACTTCTCTCCTCACAGGTGGCGCCCATTTGGCTCTGGCTGCTCCACTTGTGGCCACTGCTGAACTGACGGATGTTTCCCCTTTGTCGCTAGATTTCGCAGTCGAACAGGCAATAAAGAACAGCGTCGATCTGGAGCTGCTTCGGCTTGAATTAGATATTACGAAGTACGAAACCTCCATTACACTGAGAGAAAAAGAAGAAATCAAAAAAGCTGACATCATGACTCTGGCTGATGCCAAAAAGAAATTCGAAGACGCTGCCAAAGCGGTCAAAGAAGTGGTTGTCGATGAAGTCGCCCTGAATACGCAAAAAAACACCGTTCAATTGCAAGTGCAAAAAGCATTCTTCGAAGTCCAATCATTAGACGCCAAAATCAAAGCGCAAAAGAAAAGCTTGCAAAGACAGTACTGGTTGGACTCCCAAGAAACAGAAGCTCACAAAAATCTCGCTGCCCTTGAAGCCAGCTACAAACAAACATTGGCCAAGCTCAACGATTTATTGAACGAAAAAGCAGACAGACAATGGAAAATGATCTCCACTGATCTGACTCAGGACGAGCTGCTTTCCCTGGAGCAATGGCAAGCAAAAGCTTTTGAAAAACGTCCTGAGATGATCAAGGCACAAGCAGAAATAGACTTTGCCCAAGTAAGAATTGATTACACGGCAGAGTATTCCGCTCTCAGCACACATAAAGGTACAATCGCAAAAAATGAGCACAAAAAAGCAGAACTGCAAAAACAAAAAACACAGAAGAAAATCGGTCAAGAGGTAAGTGACAACTATACGAAGCTACTCGCAGCGAAAAAGGCATTAGAGGAAAGTACAACAAAGAAAGAAACCGCATTGGAGCGCTATCAGGCAACAATCGATCAATATAGATTAGGGAAAGCATCGATGAAAGAATTGATGGAAGACGAAGCAAACCTGTTTGACTCTGAAACAAAAGCAATCGAATCGGTTTATCAATACAATCTCGCTGCTGCCACCTTGAATCAGTCAACTGGCTATTAA